From a single Desulfuribacillus alkaliarsenatis genomic region:
- a CDS encoding TetR/AcrR family transcriptional regulator, which yields MKLNILHRRETITLTAIDIMNEKGIQSLTTKEIANREGITEGAIYKHFTRKNDIILSVLDHFAKYDQDINKTIELKKLDSMESIRFYFEAYTTYYQNYPAITVVLLGYDQFRYDKELEQKIKEIIYSRSNYVSKLIKQAQDSKLINQDIDHILLADVFIGSFNRLCLKWRLQNYNFSLKDKGLEAITMLLCAFAEKTWRED from the coding sequence GTGAAGTTAAACATATTACATAGAAGAGAGACAATCACATTAACGGCAATTGATATTATGAACGAAAAGGGCATCCAGTCACTTACAACAAAAGAAATTGCTAATAGGGAAGGAATTACAGAAGGGGCAATTTATAAACACTTTACTCGTAAAAATGACATTATATTATCTGTGCTAGATCATTTTGCTAAATATGATCAAGATATTAACAAAACAATTGAATTGAAAAAATTAGATTCTATGGAGTCAATCAGATTTTATTTTGAAGCGTACACCACTTATTACCAAAACTACCCAGCTATTACTGTGGTTTTACTAGGGTACGATCAATTTAGATATGATAAAGAACTAGAGCAAAAGATTAAGGAGATTATATACAGCCGTTCAAATTACGTTAGTAAATTGATTAAACAAGCTCAGGATTCTAAGCTAATAAATCAAGATATAGATCACATTTTGTTGGCAGATGTATTTATAGGTAGTTTTAATCGTCTGTGTTTGAAGTGGCGTTTACAAAATTATAATTTTTCCTTGAAAGATAAAGGCTTAGAGGCTATCACTATGTTATTATGTGCTTTTGCAGAGAAGACATGGAGGGAGGATTGA
- a CDS encoding chemotaxis protein CheX, with protein MKVEYINPFYMATKDVFQLMLDLPVEKGEMSVVEEMISSKEANVTLGVTGDLRGSILFSFPKQMTLDMVEIMCGMKMDDIDSFVSSALGEIANIVGGNAVTNLTSSNYVCDIVPPQIFVGEYKSLSMASQKALKVTMKTSIGAFDVHIVLKEK; from the coding sequence ATGAAGGTAGAATATATCAACCCCTTCTATATGGCTACTAAAGATGTATTTCAGCTTATGCTAGATTTACCTGTGGAAAAAGGTGAAATGAGCGTTGTTGAAGAAATGATTTCTAGTAAAGAAGCAAACGTTACATTAGGGGTCACTGGCGATTTGCGAGGCAGTATTCTATTTAGCTTTCCAAAGCAAATGACCTTAGATATGGTAGAAATAATGTGTGGTATGAAAATGGATGATATTGATAGTTTTGTTTCTTCGGCACTTGGTGAAATAGCTAATATAGTGGGAGGTAACGCAGTCACAAATTTAACCTCTAGTAATTACGTTTGTGATATTGTACCGCCACAAATTTTTGTAGGAGAATATAAATCCCTATCTATGGCTTCTCAAAAAGCCCTTAAAGTGACAATGAAGACTTCCATAGGAGCATTTGATGTACATATAGTATTGAAAGAAAAATAG
- a CDS encoding bacteriohemerythrin, whose amino-acid sequence MMWKEKYKIGVSVIDQQHEELFGRVSSFIQTVQHKGNWDDKLDKVKETMEFMQEYVIFHFDDEEAYQEKIGYPDMEKHKQEHVKFKEAVGKYAVRLEEEGYTEELVQEFSGKLMTWLILHVAATDQKLGEYAQKQGGEQ is encoded by the coding sequence ATGATGTGGAAGGAAAAGTACAAGATTGGTGTATCTGTAATTGACCAACAGCATGAAGAATTGTTTGGCAGGGTTTCATCTTTTATACAGACTGTACAGCATAAAGGTAATTGGGATGATAAGTTAGATAAAGTAAAAGAAACAATGGAGTTTATGCAGGAATATGTTATTTTCCACTTTGATGATGAGGAAGCATATCAGGAGAAAATCGGATACCCAGATATGGAAAAACATAAACAAGAGCACGTGAAGTTTAAAGAGGCTGTAGGTAAGTATGCAGTTCGTTTAGAGGAAGAGGGCTATACAGAGGAGCTTGTGCAGGAGTTTAGTGGTAAGCTCATGACATGGTTAATTTTGCACGTTGCTGCTACTGATCAAAAACTTGGTGAATATGCACAGAAACAAGGAGGGGAACAATAA
- a CDS encoding heparan-alpha-glucosaminide N-acetyltransferase, with protein MNRIWEIDVLRALAITLMVIFHMVYDLNYFADYEINYRSGFWYWEGQLAAMIFMFVSGISSGLTSKNVARTGLKVFGFGMAITVVTLVFFGDTYVRFGILHFLGTSMMLYPLLKRFDSWTLFTLAAVNALMGFYFKTIMLNTSLLLPVGIMYPGFRSVDYYPLAPYLSVFILGIIAYRVYYYQRKSLFSFQIQSKPILFLSRNSLKIYLLHQPVIIAIILALVETGIL; from the coding sequence ATGAATCGAATTTGGGAAATAGATGTCCTTAGGGCATTGGCGATTACACTTATGGTAATCTTTCATATGGTATATGACTTAAACTATTTTGCTGATTATGAGATTAATTATAGATCTGGTTTTTGGTATTGGGAAGGGCAACTTGCTGCTATGATATTTATGTTTGTATCTGGCATAAGTAGCGGGCTAACAAGCAAAAATGTTGCAAGGACAGGCTTGAAGGTGTTTGGTTTCGGTATGGCTATAACTGTTGTGACACTTGTGTTTTTTGGAGATACATATGTGCGGTTTGGGATACTACACTTTCTTGGGACAAGTATGATGTTATACCCGCTGTTAAAAAGGTTTGACAGCTGGACATTGTTTACACTTGCTGCGGTAAATGCATTGATGGGCTTTTATTTTAAAACGATAATGTTAAATACAAGCTTATTACTGCCAGTAGGGATTATGTATCCTGGATTTCGTTCCGTTGATTATTATCCACTGGCACCATACTTATCAGTTTTTATTTTAGGGATTATAGCGTATAGGGTTTACTATTATCAGCGTAAAAGCCTATTTTCATTTCAGATTCAAAGCAAACCAATCTTATTTTTAAGTAGGAACTCTTTAAAAATATATTTGCTTCATCAACCAGTGATTATAGCGATTATACTAGCTCTTGTTGAAACAGGCATTTTATAA
- the ytvI gene encoding sporulation integral membrane protein YtvI codes for MFQKSTLIKVLIFILAVAAIVFIYQYASGFVPIILAFLTALMLEPLVKFIQKRGKFEGRLPAVAISFVVYVLLLASIIYLTVTKIFQQLIRLLNQLPNYISDVLILNEYLATEINRLIADIPQKHLIINEIEKQGEVLLTKVSVFTQNLIPIIASSVQALPALLVIFIVYLITVFLFSLDLPLIIKKFYGLFKEETAEKIAYVFDRLGNVVVGFFKAQFLVSIVIFIASYIGLLIIAPERAFIMAIIIWIIDVIPFIGSILVLAPWILYSLLLGNTSLAVKLIILQIVLLALRRTLEPKIMGRHIGLAALPTLLSMYFGIYFLGIVGLVLGPIIFIAVKSAYEAKIFTINYKL; via the coding sequence ATGTTCCAGAAATCAACACTCATTAAAGTACTTATTTTCATCCTTGCTGTAGCTGCTATTGTATTTATTTATCAATATGCATCTGGCTTCGTTCCAATTATTCTTGCTTTTCTAACAGCATTGATGCTTGAGCCGTTAGTGAAATTTATTCAAAAAAGGGGAAAATTCGAAGGTCGCTTGCCAGCTGTTGCTATTTCTTTTGTAGTTTATGTGTTGCTTTTAGCAAGTATTATTTATTTAACTGTAACGAAGATTTTTCAGCAGCTTATACGTTTACTGAATCAATTACCAAATTACATATCCGATGTTTTGATATTAAATGAATACTTAGCCACAGAAATTAATCGGTTAATTGCCGATATCCCACAAAAGCACTTAATCATAAATGAAATAGAAAAGCAAGGCGAGGTTCTGTTGACTAAAGTATCAGTATTTACGCAGAACTTGATTCCTATTATTGCTTCCTCTGTACAAGCATTACCAGCATTATTAGTAATTTTTATCGTTTATCTTATTACCGTGTTTTTATTCAGCTTGGATTTGCCACTTATTATCAAAAAATTCTATGGCCTCTTTAAAGAAGAAACAGCAGAGAAAATTGCTTATGTGTTTGATAGATTAGGAAATGTAGTCGTCGGTTTCTTCAAGGCTCAATTTTTAGTAAGTATCGTTATATTTATCGCATCTTATATCGGACTATTAATTATCGCACCTGAGCGAGCATTTATTATGGCAATTATTATCTGGATTATTGATGTGATTCCATTCATCGGTTCTATCTTAGTCTTAGCGCCGTGGATTTTATACTCACTATTACTAGGAAATACTTCCCTAGCTGTAAAGCTGATTATACTACAAATCGTACTTTTAGCCCTACGCAGAACTCTTGAGCCTAAAATCATGGGAAGACATATTGGTTTAGCAGCATTGCCAACACTATTGTCTATGTACTTTGGTATTTATTTCCTAGGTATCGTTGGGCTTGTGTTAGGACCAATAATATTTATCGCTGTTAAGTCAGCTTATGAAGCTAAGATATTTACTATTAATTATAAGTTATAA
- a CDS encoding NUDIX hydrolase produces the protein MLKENNQIHLAIKGLIKHNGRFLILQRPKKPGQDAAYWELPGGGLAFGELPELGLQREIYEEVHLDVDVLRPIWVWSFMKNPLVQVVGITYLCNSPSVAIKLSEEHQDFAWVTPMERHNFNILPELKSDMDAWDANRVFESLK, from the coding sequence ATGCTAAAAGAAAACAATCAGATTCACCTAGCCATCAAGGGTTTAATCAAACATAACGGACGTTTTTTGATATTACAAAGACCTAAAAAACCTGGGCAAGATGCTGCCTATTGGGAGCTTCCGGGCGGAGGGCTAGCCTTTGGGGAATTACCAGAGCTTGGATTGCAACGGGAAATTTATGAAGAAGTTCATTTGGATGTAGACGTATTACGACCTATATGGGTATGGAGTTTTATGAAAAATCCTTTAGTGCAAGTAGTTGGCATTACATATTTATGTAATAGTCCATCAGTAGCAATCAAACTTTCTGAGGAACACCAAGATTTTGCATGGGTCACTCCAATGGAACGTCATAACTTTAACATCCTTCCTGAATTAAAATCGGATATGGATGCGTGGGACGCTAATCGCGTATTTGAATCCTTAAAATAA
- a CDS encoding peptidoglycan recognition protein family protein: MYEYIVKHIPKSQSKRPGIETTMESITVHNTANPRSTAMDERNWLTNQYNDRSASWHIAIDESQAVEAIPLSEVAWHAGTRQGNYSSIGIEVCESGDQVHVWENAVHLIAELLYKRNWDVDRVKTHKYWSGKNCPRLLLDRWSIFIKDIEAKLEEIESLNNQTNNTDSNSENNQGNNNPPQWKKDGIEYLADNGLLNNKELWLNKIDEPMPVWATMLLLKRIHEDANRG; encoded by the coding sequence ATGTATGAATATATTGTAAAGCATATACCGAAATCACAAAGTAAACGTCCTGGTATAGAAACAACAATGGAGTCAATCACCGTCCATAATACAGCCAATCCAAGAAGCACGGCAATGGATGAGCGTAATTGGTTAACTAATCAATATAATGACAGGTCAGCAAGCTGGCATATTGCTATTGATGAATCACAAGCAGTAGAAGCAATACCACTTAGTGAGGTAGCTTGGCATGCAGGAACGAGACAAGGCAACTATTCTAGTATAGGTATTGAGGTTTGCGAAAGTGGAGACCAAGTACATGTATGGGAAAATGCCGTGCACTTAATAGCAGAATTGCTTTATAAAAGAAACTGGGATGTTGATAGAGTTAAAACCCATAAATATTGGAGTGGTAAAAACTGTCCGCGCCTACTTCTTGATAGATGGAGCATATTTATCAAAGACATCGAAGCTAAGCTAGAAGAAATAGAGTCACTAAACAATCAAACTAACAACACTGACAGCAATTCAGAAAATAATCAAGGTAATAATAACCCACCACAGTGGAAAAAAGATGGTATTGAGTATTTGGCAGATAATGGGCTTTTGAATAATAAAGAGCTGTGGTTGAATAAGATTGATGAACCAATGCCAGTCTGGGCAACAATGCTACTGTTAAAAAGAATCCATGAAGATGCTAATAGAGGGTGA
- the gerQ gene encoding spore coat protein GerQ gives MAPQRRSGTMPPGMPGMQPGMPGWPMPGMPAPGFPPVGGMLPQPPAPGQLPLEMSYIENILRLNRGKLARVYMTFEGRRENNTKVFEGIIEAAGRDHIILSDPETGQRYLLLMVYLDYVEFDEEIDYDYPFNDIPAVPFARS, from the coding sequence ATGGCACCACAAAGACGATCAGGTACAATGCCGCCAGGTATGCCAGGTATGCAGCCAGGAATGCCAGGCTGGCCAATGCCAGGAATGCCTGCACCTGGATTTCCACCAGTTGGGGGTATGCTTCCGCAACCGCCTGCTCCAGGACAGCTACCATTGGAGATGTCTTATATTGAAAACATTTTACGCTTAAATCGCGGCAAGCTAGCACGTGTTTATATGACCTTTGAGGGTAGAAGAGAGAACAATACTAAGGTATTTGAAGGGATTATTGAAGCTGCTGGACGTGATCATATTATATTAAGTGATCCAGAAACAGGACAACGATATCTATTGCTGATGGTTTACTTAGACTATGTAGAGTTTGATGAAGAGATTGATTATGACTATCCATTTAACGACATACCAGCTGTACCATTTGCTAGAAGTTAA
- a CDS encoding cell wall hydrolase has product MAVIKTTEEDVKMLARLMRAEAEGEGQLGMLMAGNVMVNRVRSECLDFVNIRTVPQMTYQSPGGFEAIQHGYFYQRAREVDIRLARKLIAGERHNPAEFALWFFRPDGPCPAQWWSQWNSGRYKAHCFYTPLPAECPQVYSVF; this is encoded by the coding sequence ATGGCAGTAATTAAAACGACCGAAGAAGATGTCAAGATGCTTGCACGCTTAATGCGTGCAGAGGCTGAAGGTGAAGGGCAGCTAGGTATGTTAATGGCTGGGAATGTAATGGTCAATAGAGTCCGCTCTGAGTGTTTGGATTTTGTAAACATCAGGACAGTGCCACAAATGACATATCAATCACCAGGCGGCTTTGAAGCTATACAGCATGGTTACTTTTATCAACGAGCTAGGGAAGTAGATATACGCTTAGCTCGTAAATTAATAGCTGGCGAAAGGCACAATCCAGCTGAGTTTGCTCTCTGGTTTTTCCGACCAGATGGCCCTTGTCCAGCGCAGTGGTGGAGTCAGTGGAATTCAGGTAGATATAAAGCGCACTGCTTTTACACACCTTTACCAGCAGAATGTCCACAAGTTTATAGCGTTTTTTAA
- the speD gene encoding adenosylmethionine decarboxylase, with the protein MKIKPVEKLKLYGFNNLTKTLSFNFYDICYAKDHEQKQKYIEYIDEEYNAKRLVTILSEVSNIIGANILNIANQDYDPQGASVTMLVAENEIINEDDQPVNMSQTEAPGPDAESFESGETSQSQQKTPGSKESVVGHLDKSHITVHTYPENHPDRGISTFRADIDVSTCGEISPLKALNYLITSFEPDIAYIDYRVRGFTRDVNGDKFYIDHKINSIQNFMSGKTREAYDMIDVNVYQENIFHTKMLLREFDLNHYLFGTDKKELTPRERGKIKQRIKKEMLEIFYGRNMN; encoded by the coding sequence ATGAAAATCAAACCAGTTGAGAAATTAAAGCTATATGGATTTAATAACTTAACAAAAACACTAAGCTTCAATTTTTATGATATATGCTATGCTAAAGACCATGAGCAAAAACAGAAGTATATTGAATATATCGATGAGGAATATAACGCTAAGCGTCTAGTTACAATTCTGTCAGAGGTATCGAATATTATAGGTGCTAATATCTTAAATATTGCAAATCAAGATTACGATCCACAGGGTGCGAGTGTAACTATGCTTGTTGCTGAAAATGAGATTATTAATGAAGATGATCAACCTGTAAATATGTCTCAAACGGAAGCACCAGGACCTGATGCAGAATCGTTTGAAAGCGGTGAAACCTCACAGTCACAACAAAAAACACCAGGATCTAAAGAAAGTGTTGTTGGTCACTTAGACAAGAGTCACATAACTGTACATACCTATCCTGAGAACCATCCTGATCGCGGTATTAGTACATTCAGAGCAGATATTGATGTTTCGACCTGTGGTGAAATTTCGCCTCTGAAAGCATTGAATTATTTAATTACCAGCTTTGAGCCAGATATAGCATATATAGATTATCGCGTGCGTGGCTTTACAAGGGACGTTAATGGCGACAAGTTCTATATAGACCATAAAATTAATTCAATTCAAAATTTTATGAGTGGTAAAACCCGCGAAGCATACGACATGATTGATGTTAATGTTTATCAGGAAAACATCTTCCACACGAAAATGTTGCTGCGTGAATTCGACTTAAACCACTATTTATTTGGTACAGATAAAAAAGAGCTGACACCTAGGGAACGTGGCAAAATCAAGCAGCGTATTAAAAAAGAAATGCTTGAGATTTTCTACGGACGGAATATGAATTAA
- a CDS encoding YckD family protein, translating into MRRLWLTVLTTLLLTVFIGGSPVLAEMHTAENTKAEVNLSVEQKNELAKIHKDLLQNKKQLISKYVEYGVVTKEQGDKITSRFDERYDKLEKNGFVPKWDGSKKHKPGCKCH; encoded by the coding sequence ATGCGTCGTTTATGGTTAACAGTTTTAACTACACTTTTACTGACAGTTTTTATAGGTGGTTCTCCAGTCCTTGCAGAAATGCATACGGCTGAGAATACAAAAGCAGAAGTTAATCTGTCTGTAGAACAGAAAAATGAGTTAGCCAAGATCCATAAAGACTTATTGCAAAACAAAAAGCAACTAATCTCCAAATATGTCGAATATGGTGTAGTGACTAAGGAACAAGGTGATAAAATAACTTCTCGGTTTGATGAACGCTATGACAAGCTAGAGAAAAACGGATTTGTACCTAAATGGGATGGATCTAAAAAGCATAAGCCTGGCTGTAAATGTCATTAA
- the cls gene encoding cardiolipin synthase: MIVWPGFLSVILLINIIFTIIIIFIERRNVTSTWAWVLVLTFVPVLGFILYLFFGRKLTKKNMFKIDKEHYNYLEKNIKKQQQLLEKRSTEYPEFIQEYRELIHMNLNHHSPLTLHNDIEIITDGRWKFETLLSDIDQAKEHIHMLYYIVRNDTIGNELLVRLAKKARMGVEVRLLYDFLGSRNLPRKLLADIRKAGGKVASFSTSRYPILNFEVNNRNHRKLVIIDRKIGYIGGFNVGNEYLGLNKSFGYWRDTHLKIVGEAVAHLEQRFLLDWRHATKAEISLDVTPKPLHQFGKMGIQIVSSGPDSDVEQIKLGYIKMILSAKKYIYIQTPYFIPDESLLDALKIAALSGVDIRIMIPNKPDHPFIYWATYSNVGELLNIGAKVYIYENGFMHAKTIVVDDKIASVGTANIDVRSFRLNFEVNAFLYHSDSLSRLRIIFEKDIIQSTELTLELYSQRSLYIRFKESISRLLSPIL, from the coding sequence ATGATTGTATGGCCAGGCTTTTTAAGTGTTATTTTATTAATTAACATCATCTTTACAATTATTATTATCTTTATCGAAAGACGAAATGTAACCTCGACCTGGGCATGGGTTTTGGTTTTAACATTTGTGCCTGTGCTAGGGTTTATTCTATATTTGTTTTTTGGCAGAAAGCTCACTAAAAAAAACATGTTTAAAATTGATAAGGAGCATTATAACTATTTAGAAAAAAACATAAAAAAGCAGCAGCAATTACTTGAGAAACGCTCCACTGAATATCCAGAATTCATCCAAGAATATAGAGAATTAATCCACATGAATCTAAATCACCACTCCCCACTTACGTTACATAACGATATTGAAATAATTACCGATGGACGCTGGAAATTTGAGACTTTATTAAGTGACATCGATCAAGCTAAAGAACATATACACATGTTATATTATATAGTTCGCAACGATACAATTGGCAACGAACTACTTGTTAGGCTGGCAAAAAAAGCGAGGATGGGTGTTGAGGTTCGCTTACTATACGATTTTTTGGGCTCGAGGAATTTACCACGGAAATTGCTAGCTGATATCCGTAAGGCTGGTGGCAAGGTGGCATCCTTCTCCACATCAAGATACCCGATTCTTAATTTCGAGGTGAACAACCGTAATCATCGTAAGCTTGTTATTATCGATAGAAAAATTGGCTACATTGGTGGATTCAATGTTGGTAACGAGTACTTAGGGCTTAACAAATCCTTCGGGTACTGGCGTGATACCCATTTAAAAATAGTTGGTGAAGCCGTCGCCCACCTTGAACAACGCTTTCTGTTAGATTGGCGGCATGCGACTAAAGCTGAGATTTCCCTTGATGTAACCCCTAAGCCTCTGCACCAGTTTGGAAAAATGGGTATTCAGATTGTTTCAAGTGGCCCTGACTCTGACGTAGAGCAAATAAAATTGGGCTATATTAAAATGATTTTAAGTGCTAAGAAATATATATACATTCAGACACCCTATTTCATACCTGATGAAAGTTTATTAGATGCTTTAAAAATTGCTGCGCTGTCTGGTGTAGATATTCGCATAATGATTCCTAACAAACCTGATCACCCGTTTATATACTGGGCAACATATTCTAACGTGGGAGAATTATTAAATATTGGTGCTAAGGTATATATCTATGAAAACGGTTTTATGCATGCGAAAACGATTGTTGTCGATGACAAGATAGCATCCGTAGGAACTGCTAATATCGATGTCAGAAGTTTCCGTTTAAACTTCGAGGTTAACGCCTTTCTTTATCATTCTGATAGCTTATCGCGCTTACGTATTATATTTGAAAAGGATATAATACAATCTACAGAACTAACCTTAGAATTATACTCGCAGCGCTCACTCTATATACGCTTTAAAGAGTCTATCTCACGCTTATTATCACCTATTCTCTAA
- a CDS encoding MalY/PatB family protein → MRNIIKDNEKNEFVSGHNFCEVIDRANTNTMKWNCKSIFGEDDVLPFWVADMDFKSPQPVIDSLANRAEHGIYGYTLPGRSYKESITNWITNRHNWEVNQDWILTLPTLIYGITLIMRTFSNVGDQIVIQQPVYHPFARIVNSNQRELSVNELVYENGSYKIDFDDLEQRLANPKTKIFLLCSPHNPVGRVWTKDELKQMGELCLKHDVFIISDEIHWDLVFADYKHIPTASISEEIANITFTCTAPTKTFNLAGLHISNLIISCKQKRKQIITEINNAGLNDNNIFGLIALEAAYTHGERWLVDLMVYLHRNLQLIEQHVQANWPAVKLVQLEGTYLAWLDIKSTGASDEEIQKRLVKEAKVALHMGSTFGQGGEGFLRMNFACPHSMLKIGLQRMDKVLK, encoded by the coding sequence ATGAGGAATATTATAAAGGATAATGAAAAGAATGAGTTTGTATCAGGTCATAATTTTTGTGAAGTTATTGATCGCGCAAACACAAATACGATGAAATGGAATTGTAAAAGTATTTTTGGGGAGGATGATGTGCTGCCTTTTTGGGTAGCTGATATGGATTTTAAAAGTCCTCAGCCTGTCATAGATTCATTAGCAAATCGCGCAGAGCATGGAATATATGGCTATACACTACCTGGACGGTCTTATAAAGAGTCGATTACAAACTGGATTACCAATCGTCATAACTGGGAGGTAAATCAAGACTGGATTTTAACATTACCGACATTGATTTATGGGATTACACTTATAATGCGTACATTCTCTAATGTAGGTGACCAGATTGTAATTCAACAGCCAGTTTATCATCCCTTTGCCAGGATTGTGAATTCTAATCAACGAGAGCTATCGGTCAATGAATTAGTATACGAGAATGGAAGCTATAAAATTGATTTTGATGATTTAGAACAAAGGCTAGCAAATCCGAAGACAAAAATATTCTTGTTATGCAGTCCTCATAATCCAGTTGGACGGGTATGGACTAAAGATGAACTTAAACAAATGGGTGAGCTATGTCTAAAGCACGATGTATTCATTATCTCAGATGAAATTCATTGGGATTTAGTGTTTGCTGATTACAAACATATACCAACGGCTTCAATTAGTGAAGAGATTGCTAACATCACCTTTACATGCACAGCTCCTACGAAAACCTTTAATCTGGCAGGACTACATATATCTAACCTAATAATTTCATGTAAACAAAAGCGTAAACAAATAATTACTGAAATTAATAACGCTGGACTCAATGACAATAACATTTTTGGCTTAATTGCATTAGAGGCAGCGTACACACACGGTGAACGATGGCTAGTTGATTTAATGGTATATCTGCATAGGAATTTACAGTTAATTGAGCAGCACGTACAAGCAAATTGGCCTGCAGTTAAGCTTGTACAGCTAGAAGGAACGTACCTAGCGTGGTTAGATATAAAATCAACGGGTGCAAGTGACGAAGAGATTCAAAAACGCTTAGTAAAGGAAGCTAAGGTAGCGTTACATATGGGAAGCACCTTCGGGCAGGGTGGAGAAGGTTTTCTGCGCATGAACTTCGCTTGCCCACACAGTATGCTAAAGATAGGGCTACAAAGAATGGATAAAGTGCTAAAGTAA
- a CDS encoding pirin family protein — translation MEIQKYRRVKSIVTGDTQHDGAGVKLVRVLGRPTVYDFDPFLMLDAFDSLNPDDYTKGFPWHPHRGIETVTYLISGKIEHGDSLGNKGVITDGDCQWMTAGNGIIHQEMPKPSERMLGVQLWLNLPKKDKMTEPKYNDITSEIIPTVEEENSIIKVLSGNYKGINGAMKADYVDMQFLDVKLAADSTWSMETDNDKTLFIYIVEGSAFFEEEKIDSKRAVLFEAGEKFVVRSSNQGIRLLLFAAKPLKEPIAWGGPIVMNTDDELKQAFAEIDQGTFINHAKTEQQKKGNDVHEEYYKG, via the coding sequence ATGGAAATTCAGAAATACAGGAGAGTTAAAAGCATAGTTACGGGCGATACTCAACATGATGGCGCTGGAGTTAAATTGGTACGTGTACTTGGTCGACCGACTGTATATGATTTTGATCCATTTTTAATGCTAGACGCATTTGATTCCTTGAACCCTGATGATTATACTAAAGGTTTTCCGTGGCACCCACACAGAGGCATTGAAACTGTAACTTATCTAATCTCTGGTAAGATTGAGCACGGCGACAGTCTGGGTAATAAAGGGGTAATAACAGACGGTGATTGCCAATGGATGACAGCTGGCAACGGTATAATACATCAAGAAATGCCAAAACCTTCAGAGCGAATGCTCGGAGTGCAGCTTTGGCTGAACTTACCGAAAAAAGATAAAATGACAGAGCCAAAATATAACGATATTACTTCTGAAATAATACCTACGGTAGAAGAGGAAAATAGCATTATTAAGGTCTTGTCAGGTAACTACAAAGGCATCAACGGTGCTATGAAAGCAGACTATGTGGATATGCAATTTCTTGATGTTAAGTTAGCTGCAGATAGTACTTGGTCGATGGAAACGGATAACGATAAAACGCTATTTATCTATATTGTCGAAGGGTCAGCGTTTTTCGAAGAGGAGAAGATTGATAGCAAACGTGCAGTTCTTTTTGAAGCTGGTGAAAAATTTGTTGTCCGAAGTTCTAACCAGGGAATTCGCTTATTACTATTTGCTGCTAAGCCCTTGAAAGAGCCAATTGCCTGGGGTGGGCCAATTGTTATGAATACAGACGATGAATTAAAGCAAGCTTTTGCAGAGATTGATCAAGGAACGTTTATAAATCATGCAAAGACTGAACAGCAGAAAAAGGGGAATGACGTACATGAGGAATATTATAAAGGATAA